The proteins below are encoded in one region of Micromonospora sp. DSM 45708:
- a CDS encoding peptidase C39 family protein, which produces MTTAAPGRDVAYRRFRFPADRDLGRVDGLSAGPAGLTLDAAAGRPAHTGPRPGTTAGSWTSPVAPVGFAAAELVPSWTADTPPGCWLRVEVRGWDGDAATTDWYELGRWAADDGTVRRASVPGQSDDRARVDADTLRVTGATVTGWQVRVTLLRRSDAPAGPVLRTVGVVASGPAHAGDGDDGAVGDGDGAPGRAWGRVLDVPRYAQRLHAGGETRWGGGGDSWCSPTCVSMVLDFWGAGPTPDRYAWVDPPGPRPAVVHAARHCYDHAYAGAGNWPFNTAYAATHGVDAFVTRLRCLAEAERFVAAGIPLIVSAAFTRGQVPGLDYDTRGHLIVLAGFTAAGDPVLNDPYAPDDERVRRTVPRAPFEAAWQAGSGGIAYVLRPESVPLPPPPAQANW; this is translated from the coding sequence ATGACCACCGCCGCCCCCGGCCGGGACGTCGCGTACCGCCGTTTCCGCTTTCCGGCGGACCGGGACCTGGGCCGCGTCGACGGACTCTCCGCCGGCCCGGCCGGGCTGACGCTCGACGCGGCGGCCGGTCGACCGGCGCATACCGGTCCGCGCCCCGGCACCACGGCCGGGAGCTGGACCTCGCCGGTCGCGCCGGTCGGCTTCGCCGCCGCCGAACTGGTGCCGTCCTGGACCGCCGACACGCCGCCCGGCTGCTGGCTGCGGGTGGAGGTGCGCGGCTGGGACGGTGACGCCGCCACCACCGACTGGTACGAGCTGGGCCGCTGGGCGGCCGACGACGGCACGGTACGCCGCGCCTCGGTGCCCGGGCAGTCCGACGACCGGGCCCGGGTCGACGCGGACACGCTCCGGGTGACCGGGGCGACGGTGACCGGCTGGCAGGTCCGGGTGACGCTGCTGCGCCGGTCCGACGCGCCGGCCGGGCCGGTGCTGCGCACGGTCGGGGTGGTCGCCAGCGGCCCCGCGCACGCCGGCGACGGCGACGACGGCGCGGTCGGCGACGGCGACGGCGCACCGGGCCGGGCGTGGGGGCGGGTGCTGGACGTGCCGCGCTACGCGCAGCGGCTGCACGCCGGCGGGGAGACCCGCTGGGGTGGCGGCGGCGACTCCTGGTGCAGCCCCACCTGCGTGTCGATGGTGCTCGACTTCTGGGGCGCCGGCCCCACCCCGGACCGCTACGCCTGGGTCGACCCGCCCGGCCCCCGCCCGGCGGTGGTGCACGCCGCGCGGCACTGCTACGACCACGCGTACGCCGGGGCCGGGAACTGGCCGTTCAACACCGCGTACGCGGCGACGCACGGGGTGGACGCGTTCGTCACCCGGCTGCGTTGCCTGGCCGAGGCGGAACGGTTCGTGGCCGCCGGCATCCCGCTGATCGTCTCGGCGGCGTTCACCCGCGGGCAGGTCCCCGGGTTGGACTACGACACCCGGGGACACCTGATCGTGCTGGCCGGCTTCACCGCCGCCGGCGACCCGGTGCTGAACGACCCGTACGCGCCGGACGACGAGCGGGTCCGCCGGACCGTGCCACGCGCGCCGTTCGAGGCGGCCTGGCAGGCCGGCAGCGGCGGAATCGCGTACGTGCTGCGGCCGGAGTCGGTGCCGCTGCCCCCGCCGCCCGCCCAGGCCAACTGGTGA